One stretch of Toxoplasma gondii ME49 chromosome XI, whole genome shotgun sequence DNA includes these proteins:
- a CDS encoding hypothetical protein (encoded by transcript TGME49_309885): protein MYPPPEDVWAKWRSERENALIQKRSACSGHTATVCQKYLVEPTRGVQTPKPQDPRGHLTFLPAKGAPPFRNFPFDESNVNNPAYHEGENHRPPSSAARIRTATIWEAHKQRALLTRQKVEPLQFSLKKDSGEVTRVSTSCGESHQPALERFLPNGEATQPPKALKVDRRDRNVLESLASWYKMRYEKMEVHEPFYSSHRASEFANRDAEDAESEREENNFLPQTWADFVREPTPSHSPCRVTEASVGHSAFRPPASPRSSALKRTEAEARSRAFLPSSRRIRNGGEARGADKGEGDTPEGMRGESVEVGASSAFRGLSREAAHDPVAYEKQQTKKSRGTGETISGRDGSRQVCTVSGELWHFPVSRQSSFSPGPRLLETEGRRHSSLSVTPLSRCCFTFPCTSPAVWKRRLLAYVGPVTFSSPWKSHFEKKSGSGIEEKKIEKPVTGQGAVQLDHFFRLRSLRLPVDTAEQILRSPEETCDSWASLSMHIPLCLHSNPKDIFIRSKKRWRTSLAQGDMNGNREEIHKFRNGIRVEKGEESHAEENLVHRHQPNEKVYRVRIEPEDSDEDRTRMELNLRSFSHALRELAGELPSPKTSVSRGEKPHAEKGGQEEEDEQRESSSATRNEAVAGRKDYSDEANSACDGPNSKALLRIKPTSHMRPETQTRTSQESWILRYGFRGAMSLDQTRQNHFHHLVEPVRTEQRGHSWRQRVAVASPLSGARRLEVSGILGALRSPCAFEGRLSPNTEVSSRSSPCRTCLEGTKQDRSGRAMGTQLATSTRTESFRRRAESRRDKREDEETCGEREETDAWVENEKDKGKMRGFGAGDNRDQGRQNLAGSGEEEGTGGEETRRDRRRDVSICRSNASHAKTYLQATSDFLLLSSYESLSSCLSTFDCAPSTAGDIGAQTPGKNRVTSRGDGGAAVLDSLDWPVGSEEVACTRGDGRQRKEGTENKSRGEPGEREGDEAEGDGESMSVLLGERQRHCASERSDASASPEKKRRLLPLPAFLR, encoded by the exons ATGTATCCACCACCAGAAGATGTTTGGGCAAAGTGGCGCTCGGAAAGGGAAAACGCACTTATACAGAAAAGATCTGCATGCTCAGGCCATACAGCTACGGTGTGTCAAAAGTATCTTGTGGAGCCGACCcgcggtgtacagacacccaaGCCACAAGACCCACGAGGCCACTTGACGTTTCTTCCCGCGAAGGGTGCTCCACCATTTCGCAATTTTCCCTTCGACGAATCAAATGTCAATAACCCAGCAT ATCATGAAGGAGAGAATCACAGACCACCTTCTTCAGCAGCGAGAATCCGAACAGCAACGATCTGGGAAGCACACAAACAACGTGCCCTTCTCACTCGGCAAAAAGTGGAACCTCTCCAGTTCTCGCTGAAAAAAGATTCAGGCGAAGTGACACGGGTTTCGACTTCATGTGGGGAGAGCCACCAGCCTGCGCTCGAAAGGTTCCTGCCAAACGGAGAAGCGACCCAGCCGCCGAAGGCCTTGAAGGTCGATCGTCGAGATCGCAACGTGTTGGAGTCTCTCGCATCGTGGTATAAAATGAGATATGAGAAAATGGAAGTTCACGAACCTTTTTATTCGAGCCACAGAGCATCAGAGTTCGCTAATCgggacgcagaagacgctgaatctgaaagagaagaaaacaattTTCTCCCTCAGACTTGGGCGGACTTCGTCCGAGAGCCTACGCCCTCTCACTCGCCCTGTAGGGTTACGGAAGCAA gTGTAGGACACTCCGCTTTCCGACCACCAGCCTCGCCGCGCAGCTCTGCGCTGAAGCGCACTGAGGCTGAGGCGCGTTCccgcgcgtttctcccctcttctcgcAGAATTCGAAACGGCGGAGAAGCACGAGGTGCagacaagggagaaggagacacgccAGAGGGAATGCGTGGAGAGTCTGTTGAGGTCGgagcgtcttctgctttcaGAGGTCTAAGCCGAGAGGCGGCACACGACCCTGTGGCCTATGAGAAGCAACAGACGAAa AAAAGCCGGGGAACTGGGGAGACGATATCAGGACGCGACG GTTCTCGACAGGTTTGCACTGTCAGCGGAGAACTGTGGCATTTCCCTGTATCGCGACAGTCCTCATTCTCACCTGGTCCCCGGTTactggagacagaaggcaggAGACACTCCAGCCTCTCAGTCACCCCACTGTCGCGCTGCTGCTTCACCTTCCCCTGTACATCTCCAGCTGTATGG AAACGCAGGCTGCTGGCGTATGTCGGCCCCGTGacgttttcctcgccttgGAAGTCTCACTTTGAGAAGAAAAGTGGCTCGGGaatcgaggagaagaagatcgaaAAACCAGTCACAGGACAGGGGGCGGTGCAGCTAGACCacttctttcgtcttcggtctctccgccttcctgTCGATACAGCTGAACAAATCCTCAGGTCTCCAGAGGAGACATGCGACTCGTGGGCGTCTCTGAGCATGCATATACCTCTCTGCCTGCACTCGAATCCTAAAGATATCTTTATACGCTCAAAAAAAAGATGGCGAACGAGTCTTGCTCAAGGGGACATGAATGGAAACAGAGAG GAGATTCATAAGTTTCGCAATGGAATCAGAGttgagaaaggcgaagagtcgcatgcagaagagaacCTGGTCCACCGACACCAGCCGAACGAAAAGGTGTACAGGGTGAGAATAGAGCCCGaggacagcgacgaagacaggaCTCGAATGGAGTTGAACCTCAGGAGTTTTTCGCACGCGCTGAGAGAGCTCGCGGGAGAGCTTCCGTCTCCAAAGACATCTGTGAGTCGCGGCGAGAAGCCGCACGCAGAAAAGGGGGgtcaagaggaagaagacgagcagaGGGAATCGAGCTCTGCGACTCGGAACGAGGCTGTAGCGGGACGGAAGGACTATTCAGACGAAGCAAACAGCGCATGTGATGGCCCAAACAGCAAAGCGCTGCTGCGTATCAAGCCGACAAGTCATATGAGGCCCGAGACGCAGACTCGCACCTCGCAAGAGTCATGGATCCTTCGCTATGGCTTCCGCGGGGCAATGAGCCTCGACCAAACGCGACAGAACCATTTTCATCACCTTGTCGAGCCAGTGAGGACGGAGCAAAGGGGACATTCTTGGCGACAGAGAGTCGCAGTGGCCTCTCCCTTGTCCGGAGCGCGTCGACTGGAGGTTTCGGGAATTTTGGGCGCGCTCCGGAGTCCCTGCGCGTTCGAGGGGCGACTGTCTCCGAACACGGAGGTGTCTTCGCGGTCGTCGCCGTGCCGCACATGCCTGGAGGGGACAAAGCAAGACCGCTCAGGCAGGGCAATGGGGACACAGTTGGCCACGAGTACACGAACAGAGTCGTTTCGTCGAAGAGCAGAAAGTAgacgagacaaaagagaagacgaggagacatgcggagagagggaagaaacggatGCCTGGGttgaaaacgagaaggaTAAAGGGAAGATGCGGGGATTTGGTGCGGGGGACAACCGAGATCAGGGACGGCAGAATCTAGCCGGCtcaggtgaagaagaaggaactggtggagaggaaacgcgaagagaTCGAAGAAGGGATGTGTCGATCTGTCGTTCCAACGCAAGTCATGCCAAAACTTATCTCCAGGCGACGAGTGATTTTttgttgctttcttcttACGAGTCACTGTCGTCTTGTCTGTCAACCTTCGACTGCGCTCCAAGCACAGCAGGAGACATAGGCGCACAGACACCAGGGAAAAACAGAGTGACAAGCAGAGGAGATGGAGGGGCCGCCGTTCTCGACAGCTTAGACTGGCCTGTTGGCAGTGAGGAGGTTGCATGCACCAGAGGCGatggaagacagaggaaagaaggaacagaaaacaaaagcagaggagagcCTGGCGAGAGGGAAGGGGATGAGGCGGAAGGTGACGGAGAGAGCATGTCTGTGTTACTCGgtgagcgacagagacattGTGCATCTGAGAGGAGTGACGCGAGTGCTTCAccggaaaagaaacgcagactgCTGCCCCTTCCTGCTTTTCTGAGGTGA